TCGGCGTCGTATCTCGTGAGGCGGCCGGTGCCGTACGCCGCGCGCGTGGCGGCCTCCGCGCCGAGGCAGAAGCGGCCGATGAGCTGGCTGGTGGCGTCCTTGAGGCAGGCCTGGGCCACGGCCGTGCCGTCGTAGCCGTGCGGCCACCAATCCTCGTCCAGGAGGCGGTCGAGGGCCTCGGCGAGTTCGGCGCGGTCGGTGTCCGAGGGGAAGTAGCGGCCGATGGCGACCGTGAAGACCGCCTGCCGTTCCGGTTCGGCGTGCAGGCAGTTGGGGTCGATGTGGCCGGCGTGCAGGCCGTCCTCGACGTCGTGCACGGAGTAGGCCACGTCGTCGGACCAGTCCATGACCTGGGCCTCGAAGCAGGTGCGGGTGCCGGGGGCGTCCTTGCGGACCCAGTCGAAGACGGGGCGGTCGTCGTCGTAGACGCCGAACTTCCGGGACTTGGGGTCGGCGGGGTGGGCGCCGCGGGGCCAGGGGTATTTGGTGGCCGCGTCGAGGGCGGCTCGGGTGAGGTTGAGGCCGACGGAGCCCTCCGGGGTGAACCGTTTGGGCTCGATGCGGGTGAGGAGTCTCAGGGACTGGGCGTTGCCCTCGAAGCCGCCGCAGTCTTCCGCGAATTCGTTGAGGGCCTGTTCGCCGTTGTGGCCGAAGGGGGGGTGGCCGAGGTCGTGGGAGAGGCAGGCGGCTTCCACCAGGTCGGGGTCGCAGCCGAGGGCTGCGCCTAGTTCTCGGCCGACCTGGGCGCACTCCAGGGAGTGCGTGAGGCGGGTGCGGGGGCTGGCGTCCCAGACCGAGGAGCTGCCCGGCGTGACGACCTGGGTTTTTCCTGCGAGCCTTCTGAGCGCGGCGGAATGCAGGATGCGGGCACGGTC
This genomic window from Streptomyces sp. DG2A-72 contains:
- a CDS encoding deoxyguanosinetriphosphate triphosphohydrolase, yielding MPYDLQSTERWALEPDKRPGRTAFQRDRARILHSAALRRLAGKTQVVTPGSSSVWDASPRTRLTHSLECAQVGRELGAALGCDPDLVEAACLSHDLGHPPFGHNGEQALNEFAEDCGGFEGNAQSLRLLTRIEPKRFTPEGSVGLNLTRAALDAATKYPWPRGAHPADPKSRKFGVYDDDRPVFDWVRKDAPGTRTCFEAQVMDWSDDVAYSVHDVEDGLHAGHIDPNCLHAEPERQAVFTVAIGRYFPSDTDRAELAEALDRLLDEDWWPHGYDGTAVAQACLKDATSQLIGRFCLGAEAATRAAYGTGRLTRYDAELVVPREVRLECAVLKAVADRYVMQRAEQERLRADQRIVVAELADALTTRAPDGLDPQFRALFDRAPDDRARKRVIVDQIASLTDASARSLHQRLTGRQ